Proteins encoded by one window of Lathyrus oleraceus cultivar Zhongwan6 chromosome 1, CAAS_Psat_ZW6_1.0, whole genome shotgun sequence:
- the LOC127101075 gene encoding uncharacterized protein LOC127101075: MREDMTTVKAQMGHLVEALHALARGKEEMRQANLRASNANPAVVTIPVNLLGGAGTPVVAQPPLERGPVYQNANQTFNIPANGRFQPEIDDQQDAFFTTKADSVYEAFGPSPADIERRFQMMEERFKAMQDPDTFGLDAADMCLVPDVKIPPKFKVPSFEKYQGVTCPKTHIRAFCRKMAAHSSDEKLLMHFFQDSLSRASLEWYMQLEHTHIRTLRELAEAFLKHSQYNSDMAPNRTQLQSLSQKPDESFKEYAQRWRDLAARVQPPLLERELINMFVDTLQGSYFEKMIGSTTSGFSDLVIAGERIENGLKIGKIQDTTVVANGAKKPYFGFLKKKEGETNVIAQGGDGGYQVPYYPVAAVTPNPYPQPACVIPTGPPAMQYQQPYAPQQPVAPQQQNYYQQGRQGPRRPPRRFDPIPMPYGLLLAHLLKDSQVQLREAKAPPVPLPPGYDMNVSCEYHSGTRGHLIENCNIFKHKVQDLIDLEAISFKPVVPNNPMKASTSVMP; this comes from the coding sequence ATGAGGGAGGATATGACCACTGTGAAGGCTCAGATGGGTCATCTCGTTGAAGCCCTACACGCTCTGGCTAGGGGAAAAGAGGAAATGCGTCAGGCTAATCTGAGAGCCTCTAATGCCAACCCTGCTGTTGTGACGATACCAGTGAATCTACTAGGAGGAGCTGGTACACCTGTTGTAGCTCAGCCACCTCTCGAAAGAGGTCCGGTGTATCAAAATGCTAATCAGACGTTCAATATCCCCGCCAATGGGAGATTCCAACCTGAGATTGACGATCAGCAGGATGCTTTCTTCACTACAAAGGCTGACTCAGTTTATGAAGCTTTTGGTCCTTCCCCTGCTGACATCGAAAGGAGATTTCAAATGATGGAGGAGAGATTCAAGGCGATGCAAGATCCTGATACCTTTGGGTTGGATGCTGCCGACATGTGCCTAGTGCCAGATGTGAAAATTCCTCCCAAGTTCAAAGTCCCGAGCTTTGAAAAGTATCAGGGGGTCACTTGTCCAAAGACCCACATCCGAGCTTTCTGCAGAAAGATGGCCGCTCATTCAAGTGACGAGAAACTCTTAATGCactttttccaagacagtctTAGTAGAGCTTCTCTGGAATGGTATATGCAGCTCGAGCACACGCATATACGAACCTTGAGGGAACTTGCTGAAGCCTTCTTGAAGCATTCTCAGTATAACTCAGACATGGCTCCCAATCGGACTCAGCTCCAAAGCCTTTCTCAGAAACCGGATGAAtcgttcaaagagtacgctcaaCGATGGAGAGACCTGGCTGCCAGGGTTCAACCTCCTCTTCTTGAAAGAGAGCTGATAAACATGTTCGTGGATACCCTTCAAGGGTCGTATTTTGAAAAAATGATTGGGAGTACCACCTCAGGATTCTCAGACTTGGTCATTGCTGGTGAGCGAATCGAGAACGGCTTGAAGATCGGTAAAATACAAGATACAACCGTTGTGGCTAATGGAGCAAAGAAGCCTTATTTCGGATTCTtgaagaagaaggaaggagagaCCAATGTTATCGCTCAAGGAGGAGATGGAGGTTATCAAGTGCCATACTATCCGGTGGCAGCAGTAACACCTAACCCGTATCCGCAACCAGCGTGTGTCATTCCAACTGGTCCTCCAGCGATGCAATATCAACAACCCTATGCTCCTCAACAACCTGTTGCTCCGCAACAACAGAACTACTATCAGCAGGGTAGACAAGGACCAAGAAGGCCTCCGAGAAGGTTTGATCCAATTCCCATGCCGTATGGACTCCTGTTAGCTCACTTGCTCAAGGATTCGCAGGTCCAGTTGAGAGAAGCTAAGGCTCCTCCCGTACCTCTCCCTCCCGGGTATGACATGAACGTCAGCTGCGAGTATCACTCTGGGACGCGGGGGCACTTAATCGAGAATTGCAATATCTTCAAGCACAAAGTACAAGACTTGATTGACTTAGAAGCAATATCGTTCAAGCCAGTTGTTCCAAACAACCCCATGAAGGCAAGTACATCTGTAATGCCTTAG